The sequence taactgggcacatatctttagcgatgtgaaatgtaatggcaaagtacttgcaaatagttgtacccttctttttaacgagttgctgctcttgttctgacatcttcgctcgcgctgaactgtcacaacacatgtcactcccaacaagtggccgagtgggcttttagggaggggcgaaagcgcacccagcaaaataatcgtattttgtcaattatgctgttttcataatcgtcgcaagccataatcgtaatcgcgattaaaatacgatgaattgcacagccctagttaagagtatttttgtgcagatcactcaccttacaacagctaccataacgcgaatcagagtaactgttgactgtagcaagatggcggccagtcagctacgctggaaaatctcccatgagccatctagtgtttatatatatctatgtgcgcatgctctatgagtgcacatacgggtacttctcaggcatgccgggtaatctgtgacgtttcgctctctcaaaaattgggccattttgtcatcatgcgctaatgagcaactctcataggaatgaatgaggccccgcctcccactaTCCAGTTCTTATCCATGTCCCCAGCAGACACTACAGACCCCTGCAACaggtagtgatggcgagatgaagccttatgaagctttgaagctttccagccaattggttcgcaaaagggttcatctcatgaggcttcatcatgggcttcatttcatttcattttccccgggcgctgttcaaaaatggctgcccactgctcctaacactaggatgggtcaaatgcagagaaacaatttccccacggggattaataaagtatatcaaaatctaaattcatttgaacacaagcccccccctgttggtcaaagtgtgtaaaacaggcagattggacttctcaacagtgtgctctctctcataccgagtccccaatgagtaaagccttagaataactctaaacaacgaacagaacatcatattttcatgttaacaatattgtatttattccagtttaatgattgtgattgaaaagcctaaggaggctggtaaacattgcaaagagggatttgtattccttaataatattcataaacttaaccatgttgtagcctgagaaaggctaaaccatatcaaagaatacatttattaactacattatctcatttagctgtagcttttataaacaacaaaaaagacgtatgtcgttgaaccagggaccctgcggtcatgagtcaactggtttccagctgagccacagcacacacactgaagctCCCGGAAAAAAACTGCAACATATGTATTCctctatttattgatgtttttattcctacatttatttatgcttgtatctatttattatgacatgttccgacctctatatgagtgagggtctgagctcttttAATTACATCGTGTCACcagcgggcccgggtacaggaggggtaatatggttcttattatacatccatgggtattatgagcgttgtggttcaaccatagactgtatgggttcaaccgatctgaatcgcttcctgaagcagtcacgtggtgtcgacaggcagcgaggcttcgtttgtcatcggtgacgtcactggcccaaaacgatacaagcctcgatacaagcttcacaaaaagcttcggggattactcgacacacgctccgaagcctcggcgcaatacgtaacatcactagcaACAGGAGTTTGGAGAAGTTGTTGTGTTGGCACTGCAGTTTGACTAAAAGATGCTTCCCGGAGCGCTCGTCGTGCTGCTGACTCTTTTCAGCCTCACTGAGAGCAAACAGAAAGACTTTTATACATTTAAAGTAGTCAACAGCAGGGGGAAGTTAGTCTCCCTGGAAAAATACCGGGGTTCGGTAAGTCTTGCAATGAAAAGATCAATATTATATCGGTACTGTGTAAAGTCTTTGCTCTAACGGTCTCTCTGCATGTCAACCGGTTGCGTTAATGAATGTTGCATGggaatgttttctttatttttcccaCTAAGCATTTCTTTATTAGATACTAACACACTGCTTCAGCGGATCAGTCTGACTATCCTGCTCGGGATGTCCCATCATGTAGCCCCGCTAGCCTACGTGGCAACAGGCCTGCAGAGCTCCACACAGCTTTCATTCACTCCAGGTACGGATTAGTGAACTGCATCATCTCTAATGATCTCCCTACAACGAAGTGACGTATTACATTTCCTGTCACTACTGTGGATTTTTTAATTTAGACTGTCTGATTCATCAAGTGATACAAAATATACGTGGTACACAAATGAGAGCAAATAAATCATACAAATATTGACATAATAATTTGTGGGAATTATAGTATTTACATCTCTTATAACTAAGGAtcaatacatgtttattttatcTAATTGTATAGGAAATTACTACATCTTCTAACTgagtttgttttaaattcatATTAAAAACTTCTTCTAAATGAAAAATTGTACatgaatgaaaataaaaaaacatatacTCAGGATGATGAACAATGTGTCAACAAATAGTGAAAGTATACTTTGCATATTATTCCCAAAACACAGAGAAAACAATTGAAAAAAGACGTAACACCATGTTTGGCATGATATAAATAGCAAAGGTACACTTTATAACGGTGGGCAACAGGTGCAAACGTGCTACAAGGGCCAACAACATTTCCATTTGAAGTAACGCACTGCAGCTTCAGAAActatgcaaatataaaaacacaaacatcaaGATAAAATGAGGTAAAATAGATCTTTATTAATCCCCTTGGTGAAATTCAGGAGTTTAAAGCAGCaacagagtgaaaaacaggacagtacAGATTCACACAAGGTTAAAAAAAGGTaatacaaaaatgaaaaatgcATTATATAGTAACAGTTAAAACAAGATATCAAAACAAGGTAAAACGTTGATGATTTGAATGAACATATACACATTTCGGAGTTCGGATTGTTAGATGTATTTGCATGTAAGTATGCAGATATGACTGCAGGTCAAAGTCATTTGTCATCAAGCGTTTAGGACACTAAATGCGCTCTACAAACGAAACACTGCAAATCAAATAACGCCGCATGGGGCTatttgcacctgtcggccaccaTACTTAAAGTTTGTAATATAAAGAATTATTTCATAAtacatcaatgaatacaaaataaataaaacaggagGGAAGAAGATTAACGGTGAAAAACTTGAAGGATTACCCTGCCCAATGTCCCCAGTTAAATGAACTGATACTTACAGATTCTCACAATTACCATACCTAGGAACTTATATACCATATTTCAAATAAtagcagtggtggaagaagtactcagattgtaTACCAAAACAAAAGAAGAACATTCAAAAAATTACACTCTTACAAGTATGAgtcctgcatttaaaaaaaatcctatTTAGATCTATTTGTAATCCTATTTAGATCTATTTGTAATCCTATTTAGATCTATTTGTAATCCTAtttacaaaagtattggcatcaaaatatactcaagaatagtatcaaaagtaaaagtacaccgtCAGATATATTTCATTACTCTTATTGATACACTATTGTGTCTATCACAGGTGAATCTAATTTTAAGTACTTTATATACTGCTACTgcatagggctgctcaattaatcgtattttaatcagggttgccaactctcacgcatctggcgtgtgacccacgctttcactctcaatctcacgctctcacgctgcccaaactattctcacgccaaaaacaagatgaaccggcgatcgtttttggttggttatttacgATGTTGAGTTGAAAGCTGCTCAATCTGTCGATCCGCCCCCACCATtcttaacaacgttaacagacagcagagcagtgggagccggttggtcaatcccgacccgtattgcgcatgcgcagatctaagatccagtagaaatgataacaaagttaaagtctgctgcttattgttctactaggccaaaatagagtcaaacaGTATATGAGAGCGAgggtgtgttaattaatatatttggcagtttggattaagtctgtagatttgtttgtgtgtgtgtgtttcatgtataggcctctcacgataattaattttgttggatacattttcccggaaattattgcgataaacgataatattgtcggcaccgttgtatgaccattttagaccactgacataatgataatatataataataattcaagtgcatcctttcaaactgctagtcacatcctcatgtaaattaaaatgtatcgagttcatttttatttattgtacgataagtcaattaattggcctatgcacacaataaaacagtggaaacaaacatgtgtttgactttcattagtgaatgaaactgtgtgccctttatagtctgtgtccaatattgtgtatttgtatatattgtatatatatcctatatatatgctaaggtcccgctaccgacaagatagcagtcatttagtgcgcatatgtgaaattaaacccatgatatcaaaatctcactccagccaggtacccaaagttggcaaccctgtttttaattcgcaattacgattttggcttgcaacaattatgaaaacaacataatcgaaataaaacgattatttcattttctttttaattattatttatttaaaaaagggaaaaaaaagtataatttttttttttattgatttttcaattgaattatacttaaagttcagggtgatcaactgttaaaaacataatacaCAGTTTTTgttaaatggataatcgtttttaataatcgtgatctaaattattgacccaaataatcgagattatgatttttgccataatcgagcagccctactactGCATATCTATACCGATACTTATGCCAATGTgtacttattattatttgttgatttttatttttgtattaggtATATTATATGAACCTGTATGGTGACaagataaatgtagtggagtaaaaaataCAATATTGGCTTCCAAAATGTAGTGGAATAGAAGTATAAGGTAGCATTAAAAGGAACATAATCAGAgtaagtacctcaaaattatacaatacaatacaactttatttataaagcactttaaacctccagaccaaagtgctgtacaggcaaatagataaaacacagttcagctcacacaccataaaacaagtaaaaacaaaaaacaatttaaatgcaaaaaagcaacactctaaaagatgttgaaacgccaaatgttaaaacgctaaggagaagaggtagAGAGGTATTAAATTCCAACACAGATGCATagtcagtggcgtttttatatgtacaaaactgGTGGGGCACGAACAACTTAGATGTGTATAagcttctgttttttttttatacacgTAAACAAATAGCTGTAGGCTATCCATGGTTCCGATAGAGGGGGCGAGAAGCCGTGAATGAAGAACACGGAGCAACACTGTCAGCACATACATTTACGTACACAGCTTGGGGATGTCATATTGTAATGCACCTTAGTACATGGAGTAAAGGGTACCATCACAAAGCAATACTTAACAGTAACAACAAGTGTAATGCTTCAGCATTAGcaatgtagtttttacagtccacgttaattttgacagcagagagaggggcTAGATCAGAGCTTGCCCCACATCGCTCAAGGCGactcaataggcacactgtagacactaatcaGAAGatcacagactaaaacagcaatgtacagacaaatcagatgactaaacatgatcttaaaatatatttgaagATGTATTTGTTTGCATATTATtggaattattattttaattgccCCTGATGACGAGTCGCCACTGCATAGTGTGtacttttgttgtttttgttgataGTTTTGGTTGTGTATATTATATTCTGTGTAATGCACATAACTTCACGAGGATATTCATGATAACACTAGATGTCAGCACCAGATGATGGgatgatcaaactgtcagtctgTAGTCCAAATAAAATGATGCATGTGCTTGCTTTTACAGTTCTGAGCTGCTCTTGTGATTGACTGTAAGCTGAAGCATGGAGTTGAAACATATGACACTTATTAACTTGCACTAGCACACTCAACTGTTTCTATACTGTGTGCACAGGTCCATCCATGACACTCCACTGTTAAGCCCCTGTGACAGATATATTATAAGAATCTGCTTCTGTGTAAATGGGCTTACATTGGCAAAGAGAGATGAATACGTTTTATAAAAGAAGCAAAAAATAGTGCTattatgaaaacattttttcagactattaaaaaaaaaaaaagacaaagacaatATTTATTTGACAGTAAGGGAAATTTGCAacaagcacaatagggcccgtctaaaaatatattaatattGTAGACTATAAAAAGAGTGCGTGTGTAACATGTACGTGATACTTTATAGCGCTCAGGAGTCCATTTCTTATGGCATGTTGGAAAAAACAAAATGATACAGTCGTGGCTCCGCACAAAGCAGTTTGATATAAAATAGAATATatactttgtatttatttgcactTATGTGACATAAACACAAGCTAACAAAACTAACACATGATGTGAGCATGTTCTGCACACCTGCTCTCTTTTAAGTTTGTAATCAGCTGTATGGGAACCcagttttttgttattttgtgaCAAGACCGTTACTGTTTTTTGTTACTGTGTTGTTAGGTGTCCCTGGTGGTGAATGTAGCCAGTGAATGTGGCTTCACTGAGGAACACTACAAAGACCTGCAGCAGATCCAGAGGGACTATGGGCCGTATCACTTCAATGTTCTGGCCTTCCCCTGCAACCAGTTTGGGCAGCAGGAGCCCGGGAGCGACAAAGACATCGACAGCTTTGTGCGCAGAGTCTACGGAGTCTCCTTCCCCTTGTTCAGTAAGATAGCTGTTGTCGGAACCGGAGCCAACAATGTCTACAAATATCTCGTCGGTGAGTGAGATGTGGTGTGAGTTTGTTCTTGCATCACATGTATATATTTTCTTTACTTAGCAGCTgagcctgaaagaaaaccagGTTTATAATAACTGTGGAACGGGACCTGAAGGATTGTGTTTCAGAAATGACACGATTAACAGAACTTGGACTGTAGACTCAGCATTTCTAAAACCATATTACACAagttttgcaatgtttaccacaggagagggttttatttgtcCGACCTGGAAAATAATGATCAACGAGAGGAATCACATGTATGACACAGCATTAAAAGTACTAAGATAGAGAGAACTAAGAAATATAGACAGGTGccggaatgagtcctaaaacccagaaatGATTTAGCATTTTACAACTTCCGGTTCCCTCTTCTCGAAGTGAACGTCTTTCTGAATGTGTTCATGGCTTAgaggcctgaaataaggtctgtggttaacacaagctaaaCAACATAAAGTACTGGAGTTATAGCCCACTCATGAATGTACATATATGTCAAAACAACTATAACTGCTTACAAGTGACTAAATAAACTGACGAAATATGGATGTATAAAAAGAACTTGATCTAGCGTTCTTGATCTAGCGTTGACCGTGACGTGGAGCTTATCCTGCTGATCGAAACTTGTGATGTATCATAAACGTGTGTTAGCCACATAGCTTATTATCCTTGCTATGCTAACTTTCGGGTCAGCATTACAAATACATCATCACTGAACCACTCTATATAAGCAAAGAATAACAGGGAGGAAAgaagacaaacaaaacatgtcAGACAGAAAAAGGAACAGGAAGTAAAACAATTAAAGGAGATTAAGAGGAGGAAGAAATAACTACATCAAAATAAAAGGAAGTGGTCAAATCTGCCTATAGAAGCTTTGTTGAAatgtgtaaaaaaagaaaagaaaaatctgtTAAAAACAAAAGGAATGAATAGAAAACAAACTATGAAGAAGGGCAGGAAGTGTCTTTAGGCTGAGGCTAAGAAATGAAAATGTGGTTAAAGAGACAATGTTTTAAATTGTGAATGCTTTTATTCATTGCAGAGTCTTCTGAAATGGAACCTGACTGGAATTTCTGGAAGTATCTTATTGATGTCGACGGCAAAGTGGTGGATGCATGGGGACCAAAGGTTTCCGTGCGAGAAATCCGACCTAAAATAGCTGAAATGGTGCGACAGATAATCCTAATGAAGAAGGAAGAGCTTTAGCCATCTGTCACATGACCCTTTAGTGTGTGGGTTAGATTTACATGCGCTGGTACATGAACCAAAGAGATATTTTGCTGGTAGATTTGGATCTTCTTTGAATATTCCATTATATCCAAGTAACATGGCCAAAGCAAATTGTACGTGCCTTCTGAAGGCACTGCTGAAACACCACtatgtttttatatttaatGTCAAATTTCATATCAGATGGATGATATTTAAAGCTGCAGCCTTAAGCCAAATCACTTCTGTCCTTTCTGTTAGACATCTTGATGATGTTTTAGATTTTGTATTCATTCTGATTTGTTGAATAAACTTAAACTGTGTTGAGTGAAACCTTGCTATTGTCACTGTTCTATTGCACGGAAATGTTCAGAACACAAATATTTGGCACTTTTCTTAATGAAAAACAGATCTCTTAGAGAAGAAGCCAAATGCAGAGATTTTTACACATAAATTATAAAATGACTGATTATTGATTGAAATACTCAAATGAATACAGAACCTGCCAGttacaaaaaacaaatccaaataaatatacaaattcTTGCATTGTACTTGTAAGCAATTTCCTTTCTGTCGTGTCCACAATTATTCATCATAAGGGTATTATTGTAATAGCCAAAGACATTTAGAAAAACAAATGATACCAAACCAATGATATGTCAAATTAATATTTAACTATGTTTCTTGTTCTGCTTTTTTGCAAATTAATTAGGGAGATGGAGAAAGAATATGTATGTATAAGCGATGATTTAATAGGAGCTTTCATTATTACCAGATATAATCACGTGTATTTTGGACATATCAACATTCTTTTAAATTCACATTTGTGTTACATGATGAGTAAGTTGAAAATATACTCTTCTTTTTGTGCTGGTTTCCACTTTCTGGATATTAATATGTATATATCCATAAAGTGTAAGTGTAGAAGTGCAAAATCATGTTATATCCATACCAAGAAATTATCGATTTAACTTTCTTGTTATTCGTGTGCAGTTATCTCTGGCATATATATGAACACCTGCTGTAAGAAGTACTCACCATAATAAAGCTTCAACTACAAGCTTCTATCTTTGTTGCTAAGAGAAATCCTCAGACCACAATCGCACACTGTGCTAGAAAAAGGTAACAATGACTTTAAAGCTTTGTTGAGCTGCTGTGCTGGTGATAACACTCAGTTGGTTTATTGCTAGAAATCCCTTTAACATCCTACATAATCATTTGATTCACTGTTAATAAGAAATACTGATTGGTGTAGTTTTGGGATCCCTGGAAAAGTAAAATATTCTTAAGTTATCTCATCTATCAGGTAGTCCTACCACATCTAGTAGCACAAATAATTCCCCACTGAGCTATATGGCTTTAGCAATTGAGCTATACAGATCTACCAATGTAACCATACGGCTACATtcgatttttatatattatatgtgataagaataaaatatttatattataaaCTTTAATCacattatttttttacatttgctgATACAGAATTGTTTTGATGTCGTGATCTTTGATATTGCGCACATACCAGAACTGCATAAGCCTAATATTTTCGATTAACTAAGCAAAGTCAGACAAGCAAAGGTTTGTTTCCATCtcagaaataaaaatataaataaaaagacCACCTTGCGATATTTTGTTACTCATGTTAAAGCTCAAGTAAGGGGCTACTGTGCATATCAACTTTAATATATCTCCAAAACGTGCATACATTTCCAATATTAATACGTTAGAATACTTTGAAATGGTTAACAGGGTTAACGACagtattttatccattaatggACCAGCTCCAGCTAGGAGAAAGTCTGAAGGATGGACATTTGTAATCAGCTGTAGGAAGGAATAATGTTATCATTCAGTCCAGGAAACCATGGGTTTCGGCTCATTTTGACTGCAGTATGGAAATCAACATGTTCAAACAATCGAAGGTCTTTGATAGCAAAAAAGTCATTACAAAAACAAATTCAAATACATTGACCCCACAAAAGCAGTGGAAAAGTTTATCAGTCCAAGAATCCACAAGTAGACTAATAACAAGGTTGTTGTAGAAAACTAATCTAGAAAATCATGCGTAGCTGTAAAGACATGAGGCAGTATGTCACATCGTAAACATTGGCATTTTTTAACTTCCAATTCTAGCTCTTCTTATGCAAAATCacaaaaactgaaaaaaaagacaataaaaaaaTTTGCGGTTGCTCATTTCACTGTGGTTCGATTCC is a genomic window of Pseudochaenichthys georgianus chromosome 4, fPseGeo1.2, whole genome shotgun sequence containing:
- the gpx7 gene encoding glutathione peroxidase 7 is translated as MLPGALVVLLTLFSLTESKQKDFYTFKVVNSRGKLVSLEKYRGSVSLVVNVASECGFTEEHYKDLQQIQRDYGPYHFNVLAFPCNQFGQQEPGSDKDIDSFVRRVYGVSFPLFSKIAVVGTGANNVYKYLVESSEMEPDWNFWKYLIDVDGKVVDAWGPKVSVREIRPKIAEMVRQIILMKKEEL